In one Lolium rigidum isolate FL_2022 chromosome 3, APGP_CSIRO_Lrig_0.1, whole genome shotgun sequence genomic region, the following are encoded:
- the LOC124698543 gene encoding uncharacterized protein LOC124698543: MGCGPSIPNKLGGKGRKRRSVIQEVAVFLPTIRVPVAIDIVHPLRGLVSKELLDRLATLRSNVVLLAEDIYHGDMAAISELERALGEYLPVVLGLTAKESRLEASVQFSWRTLDDDQECCLASAWYEVLSVIHMMAMLALFEANLKLIPRNGQYGIEKKVSEDSKKDVVDSLLRASGCLDYSVHRLLVQIPVQIKKSFPSYLQEGMLEAISIQALAQCVEIQLGLASECDKATLSVKRRLACEQVSYFSQAHYCLSGCDTSDSYGKKLLLFLKWKCMDAKAVAYYYHALVLDKGSEPSNHMSAVCCLSAADDLLAESKRACLSFCLANPITRVPPPWGIMKNMHKKIPDVAYKKFQIYGHLFEQDKNSALQSLPDLPEFPLSLRPEGYEFPCTDSSWENVDCQPQIQSLKEHLKDEEEEAEAK; the protein is encoded by the exons ATGGGGTGCGGTCCGTCGATCCCCAACAAGCTGGGCGGGAAGGGCCGGAAGCGCCGGAGCGTCATACAGGAGGTCGCCGTCTTCCTTCCGACCATCCGCGTTCCGGTGGCCATCGACATCGTCCATCCGCTCAGGGGACTGGTTTCCAAGGAGCTGCTCGACCGTCTCGCCACGCTCCGTTCCAACGTCGTCCTGCTGGCTGAAGATATCT ATCATGGGGATATGGCGGCTATATCTGAATTAGAACGCGCCCTGGGGGAGTATCTGCCGGTCGTTCTCGGCTTAACAGCGAAAG AGAGCCGTCTTGAAGCATCTGTACAATTCAGTTGGAGGACCTTGGATGATGACCAG GAGTGTTGTCTCGCGAGCGCGTGGTATGAAGTTCTTTCTGTTATCCACATGATGGCGATGCTGGCATTGTTTGAGGCAAACCTGAAACTCATTCCGAGGAACGGGCAGTATGGAATTGAAAAGAAGGTCTCAGAAG ATTCAAAGAAAGATGTCGTCGACTCATTGCTCCGGGCATCAGGATGCTTAGACTACTCTGTGCATCGCTTACTTGTTCAGATACCTGTACAAATCAA GAAGAGTTTTCCTAGTTATCTGCAGGAAGGTATGCTTGAGGCCATCTCAATTCAGGCATTGGCTCAG TGTGTAGAAATACAGCTTGGATTGGCTTCTGAATGTGATAAGGCAACATTGTCGGTAAAGAGACGGCTAGCATGTGAGCAAGTCAGCTATTTTTCACAG GCTCACTATTGTCTGTCGGGATGCGACACAAGTGACTCGTACGGAAAGAAGCTTCTGCTGTTCCTTAAGTGGAAATGCATGGATGCTAAG GCAGTGGCATATTACTACCATGCTCTAGTACTTGACAAAGGCAGCGAACCGAGCAACCATATGAGCGCAGTATGTTGCCTCTCTGCAGCTGATGACCTCCTTGCAGAGAGCAAGAGAGCTTGTCTGAGCTTTTGCCTGGCAAATCCTATCACAAG GGTACCTCCTCCTTGGggtatcatgaaaaacatgcacaAGAAAATTCCAGATGTTGCGTACAAGAAATTCCAAATTTATGGACATCTTTTTGAACAAGACAAGAATAG TGCACTTCAATCCTTGCCTGATCTTCCGGAGTTTCCACTGTCTCTGAGACCTGAGGGGTACGAATTTCCATGCACTGATTCAAGCTGGGAGAATGTCGATTGCCAACCTCAGATTCAGAGCCTCAAGGAGCATTTGaaggacgaggaagaagaagcggaaGCAAAATGA